One Setaria italica strain Yugu1 chromosome I, Setaria_italica_v2.0, whole genome shotgun sequence DNA window includes the following coding sequences:
- the LOC101784607 gene encoding probable F-box protein At4g22030, giving the protein MAAALHAQRLFLTASTSSPSSSWTARRPRRSAAVPCRAALRVPSGLQTSAASPADLTLKLDWIDARVPAAAAQDGAAVEKLRAVAEAAADRAEMHDIIGRQRDNWNHLLLHSTNSLTLAASVMAALAPAAPGTVGALKASAGALLATAAVTMAAVNRIQPSQLAEEQRNATRLWRQLERDVRADLDGHHRTAPITEADVQDAMDRVLALDAAYPLPLLPGMLDKFPKAVEPARWWPRRRPQQLKSKRPKSFGRRSGNGNTNNGWTPELEEEMRGLLRVLKAKDEHQYLSVGKLVLTLNRGLAVAGPALAGTAAIAAAFIGSSSGNGDAGSWASGAAALCGALAAAANTVEHGGQLGMLFELLRNCAGFYRKIQEDIEAALGEPDAERREDGEVFETKVALLLGRSASDLRQFRRMASASVRDEDIKDYAGKLF; this is encoded by the coding sequence ATGGCGGCGGCTCTCCATGCGCAGCGACTCTTCTTGACGGCCTCCACCTCTTCGCCGTCCTCGTCCTGgaccgcgcgccggccgcggcggagcgCCGCTGTTCCCTGCCGCGCGGCCCTGCGCGTGCCTAGCGGTCTGCAAACGTCGGCCGCCAGCCCCGCGGACCTCACCCTCAAGCTGGACTGGATCGACGCGCgcgtcccggcggcggcggcgcaggacggAGCGGCGGTCGAGAAGCTCcgcgcggtggcggaggcggcggcggaccgcGCGGAGATGCACGACATCATCGGGCGGCAGCGGGACAACTGGAACCACctgctgctccactccaccaactccctgACCCTCGCGGCCTCCGTCATGGCcgcgctcgcgcccgccgcgcccggcACCGTGGGCGCGCTCAAGGCCTCCGCGGGGGCGCTCCTCGCCACCGCGGCGGTCACCATGGCCGCGGTCAACAGGATCCAGCCGTCGCAGCTCGCCGAGGAGCAGCGCAACGCCACGCGCCTCTGGAGGCAGCTGGAGCGCGACGTCCGCGCGGACCTCGACGGCCACCACAGGACGGCGCCGATCACCGAGGCTGACGTGCAGGACGCCATGGACCGGGTGCTTGCGCTCGACGCCGCGTACCCTCTGCCGCTGCTCCCCGGGATGCTCGATAAGTTCCCCAAGGCCGTCGAGCCCGCCCGGtggtggccgcgccgccgccctcaacAGCTGAAGAGCAAGAGGCCCAAGAGCTTCGGCCGCCGCTCCGGCAACGGAAACACCAACAACGGGTGGAcgccggagctggaggaggagatgcGGGGGCTCCTGCGCGTGCTCAAGGCCAAGGACGAGCACCAGTACCTTTCCGTCGGCAAGCTGGTCCTCACCCTCAACCGCGGCCTCGCCGTGGCCGGTCCGGccctcgccggcaccgccgccatcgccgcggccttcatcggcagcagcagcggcaacgGCGACGCCGGCTCCTGGgcgtccggcgccgccgccctctgcggcgcgctggcggcggcggcgaacacgGTGGAGCACGGGGGTCAGCTGGGGATGCTGTTCGAGCTGCTCCGGAACTGCGCGGGGTTCTACCGCAAGATACAGGAGGACATCGAGGCGGCGCTTGGGGAGCCCGAcgcggagaggagggaggacggggaggTGTTCGAGACCAAGGTAGCGCTGCTGCTGGGCCGGAGCGCGTCGGACCTCCGGCAGTTCCGGCGGATGGCGTCGGCGTCGGTTAGGGACGAGGACATCAAGGACTACGCCGGCAAGCTCTTCTGA
- the LOC101781799 gene encoding probable F-box protein At4g22030, translating into MEGLLQSQVGAAPLPAATRPRIGRKNRLPCARASVRGGVRQLAVSIDELRLARDAVVAGGAEDHAVNGHAPAGGKAAEKLRAVAEAAADRAEMHDIIGRQRDNWNHLLLHSTNSLTLAASVMAALAPAAPSMVALKASAGVLLATAAVTMAAVNKIQPSQLAEEQRNATRLWRQLERDVRAALDGHGATPAATEAYVQDAMDRVLALDAAYPLPLLPGMLDKFPKTLEPTRWWPKRQVKNSKPANNGTRRGATAGNGWTQDLEDEMRGIVRVLRAKDEQEYVTAGKRVLAVNRVLAVAGPALAGAGAAAAAFAGAAGEAGSWASGAAVLCGALAAAANTVEHGGQLGMLFELCRNVSGFYRKVQEDIEACLDEADVERRENGEVFEAKVALLLGRSTSDLRQFREMALPSFKDEDMKDFAGKLF; encoded by the coding sequence ATGGAAGGACTTCTCCAGTCGCAAgtcggcgccgcgccgctcccggCGGCGACGCGCCCGCGCATCGGGAGGAAGAACCGGCTGCCGTGCGCCCGGGCGAGCGtgcgcggcggcgtccggcaGCTGGCGGTCAGCATCGACGAGCTGAGGCTCGCCCGGGACgcggtcgtcgccggcggcgccgaggaccaCGCCGTGAACGGGCACGCGCCCGCCGGCGGCAAGGCGGCCGAGAAGCTCCGCGCggtcgcggaggcggcggcggaccgcGCCGAGATGCACGACATCATCGGGCGGCAGCGGGACAACTGGAACCACctgctgctccactccaccaactccctcacgctcgccgcctccgtcatggccgcgctcgcgcccgccgcgccgagcATGGTCGCGCTCAAGGCCTCCGCCGGAGtcctcctcgccaccgccgccgtcaccatgGCCGCTGTCAACAAGATCCAGCCGTCGCAGCTCGCCGAGGAGCAGCGCAATGCCACGCGCCTCTGGAGGCAGCTCGAGCGCGACGTCCGCGCCGCGCTCGACGGCCACggggcgacgccggcggccaccgaGGCCTACGTCCAGGACGCCATGGACAGGGTGCTCGCGCTCGACGCGGCGTacccgctgccgctgctccccGGCATGCTCGACAAGTTCCCCAAGACCCTCGAGCCCACCCGGTGGTGGCCGAAACGGCAGGTCAAGAACAGCAAGCCGGCCAACAATGGCACCCGGCGAGGCGCCACGGCCGGGAACGGCTGGACGCAGGACCTGGAAGACGAGATGCGCGGCATCGTGCGGGTGCTCAGGGCCAAGGACGAGCAGGAGTACGTGACGGCCGGCAAGCGTGTGCTCGCCGTCAACCGGGTCCTCGCCGTGGCCGGGCCGGCGCTCgctggcgcgggcgcggccgccgcggccttcgccggcgccgccggcgaggccggctCCTGGGCCTCCGGCGCGGCCGTCCTCTGCGGCGcgctggcagcggcggcgaatACGGTGGAGCACGGCGGGCAGCTGGGCATGCTATTCGAGCTGTGCCGCAACGTCTCCGGGTTCTACCGCAAGGTCCAGGAGGACATCGAGGCGTGCCTGGACGAGGCCGACGTCGAGCGGAGGGAGAACGGCGAGGTGTTCGAGGCGAAGGTGGCACTGCTGCTCGGCCGGAGCACGTCGGACCTCAGGCAGTTCAGGGAGATGGCGTTGCCGTCGTTCAAGGACGAGGACATGAAGGATTTCGCCGGGAAACTGTTTTAG
- the LOC101783944 gene encoding pollen-specific protein SF21, whose amino-acid sequence MGDSGGSVVSVDVERISFGGKEHHIQTNHGPVSVAVYGDHDKPALVTYPDIALNHMSCFQGLLFCPEAASLLLHNFCIYHISPPGHELGAAPISPNAPIPSVDDLADQVADVLDFFGLGSVMCFGVTAGAYILTLFASKYRERVLGLILVSPLCKGPTWTEWLYSKVTSNLLYYYGMCGLVKECLLQRYFSKEVRGFSELPESDIVQACKSLLDQRQSMNVWRFVQTMNERYDLTEQLKQLQCRTLIFVGENSQFHTEAVHMTSKLDRRYCALVEVQACGSLVTEEQPHAMLIPMEYFFMGYGLYRPSQLDCSPRSPLSPFCISPELLSPESMGVKLKPIKTRVRLEV is encoded by the exons atGGGTGACTCCGGCGGCTCCGTCGTGTCCGTCGACGTCGAGCGCATCTCCTTCGGCGGCAAG GAACACCATATACAGACAAATCACGGACCTGTATCTGTTGCAGTCTATGGTGACCATGACAAGCCTGCCCTTGTTACTTACCCAGATATTGCTCTAAATC ATATGTCTTGCTTCCAAGGATTATTGTTCTGTCCTGAAGCTGCTTCGCTGCTGCTTCACAATTTTTGCATTTACCATATTAGCCCCCCAGGACATGAG TTAGGAGCTGCTCCAATTTCGCCGAATGCTCCTATACCCTCTGTTGATGACTTGGCAGATCAAGTTGCAGATGTCCTCGATTTCTTTGG ATTAGGCTCTGTCATGTGCTTTGGTGTCACTGCAGGTGCCTACATTCTTACTCTGTTTGCG TCAAAGTATAGGGAGCGTGTGTTAGGTCTTATCCTTGTTTCACCTCTATGTAAAGGCCCCACTTGGACTGAGTGGTTATACAGTAAG GTGACTTCCAATTTGCTGTATTATTATGGGATGTGCGGATTGGTGAAGGAGTGCCTACTTCAGCGGTACTTCAGCAAG GAAGTGCGAGGGTTCTCTGAATTACCCGAATCAGATATAGTGCAGGCTTGTAAAAGC TTGCTAGATCAGCGGCAGAGCATGAATGTATGGCGCTTTGTACAGACAATGAATGA GAGATACGACTTGACTGAACAACTAAAGCAGCTTCAGTGTAGAACCCTGATTTTTGTTGGTGAGAATTCTCAGTTTCACACTGAGGCTGTTCACATGACATCAAAACTCGACAGGAGATATTGTGCTCTAGTTGAG GTCCAAGCATGCGGGTCACTCGTAACCGAGGAGCAACCGCATGCAATGCTTATTCCGATGGAGTACTTCTTCATGGGATACGGCCTGTACAGGCCGAGCCAGCTCGACTGCAGCCCGCGCAGCCCCCTGAGCCCATTCTGTATATCGCCAGAGCTCCTGTCGCCCGAGAGCATGGGAGTGAAGCTAAAGCCGATCAAGACACGAGTCAGGCTTGAAGTGTAG